A single window of Rhizobium indicum DNA harbors:
- the yjfF gene encoding galactofuranose ABC transporter, permease protein YjfF, translated as MNSKYLPLLATIVIFVLAYAGCALQYPNILSTRVIGNLLTDNAFLGIAAVGMTFVIISGGIDLSIGSVIAFTGVFLAVILQNTSIHPLLAFAIVLVITTAFGGIMGAIIHYLEMPAFIVTLAGMFLARGMAFVLSIDSIPINHEYYSTLTSLYYRLPGGGRLTLIGGIMLLVFAVGIFIAQRTRFGTNVYALGGGTQTARLMGVPVGRTTIQIYALSGFLAGLSGIVFSLYTSAGYSLAAVGVELDAIAAVVIGGTLLTGGAGFVAGTLIGILIQGLIQTYITFDGTLSSWWTKILIGLLLFAFILMQKAILFVSSLNKRYA; from the coding sequence ATGAACTCCAAATACCTGCCGCTGCTTGCGACCATCGTCATCTTCGTGCTCGCCTATGCCGGCTGCGCGTTGCAATATCCGAACATTCTGTCGACGCGCGTCATCGGCAATCTTTTGACCGACAATGCCTTTCTCGGCATCGCTGCCGTCGGCATGACCTTCGTCATCATTTCGGGCGGCATCGATCTGTCGATCGGCTCGGTCATCGCCTTTACCGGCGTCTTCCTTGCGGTGATCCTGCAGAACACCTCGATCCATCCGCTGCTCGCCTTCGCGATCGTGCTCGTCATCACCACTGCCTTTGGCGGTATCATGGGCGCGATCATCCACTATCTCGAAATGCCGGCCTTCATCGTCACCCTTGCAGGCATGTTCCTGGCGCGCGGCATGGCTTTCGTGCTCTCGATCGACAGCATCCCGATCAACCATGAATATTATTCGACGCTGACAAGCCTCTATTATCGTCTGCCGGGCGGCGGGCGGCTGACGTTGATCGGCGGCATCATGCTTCTGGTCTTTGCCGTCGGCATCTTCATCGCCCAGCGCACCCGCTTCGGCACCAACGTCTATGCACTCGGGGGCGGCACGCAGACGGCGCGGCTGATGGGCGTGCCGGTCGGCCGCACGACAATCCAGATCTATGCGCTGTCGGGCTTTCTGGCGGGCCTATCCGGGATCGTTTTTTCGCTGTACACCTCTGCCGGATATTCTCTTGCAGCAGTCGGCGTCGAACTCGATGCCATCGCGGCGGTGGTCATTGGGGGGACGCTGCTGACCGGAGGAGCGGGATTCGTGGCGGGAACCTTGATCGGTATCCTGATCCAGGGGCTCATTCAGACCTACATCACCTTCGACGGCACGCTGTCGAGCTGGTGGACCAAGATCCTGATTGGCCTTCTGCTATTTGCATTCATCCTGATGCAGAAAGCCATCCTGTTCGTTTCCAGTCTGAACAAGAGGTACGCCTGA
- a CDS encoding ABC transporter permease, whose translation MRSSLKALAYRLAPQLIALVVILLLNFITSPQFFNVVVQNDRLYGSLIDVLNRGAPVALLAIGMTLVIATKGIDLSVGAVIAICGAVAASSIVSGNSVAYTIILTLAIGLACGVWNGFLVAVLNIQPIIATLVLMVAGRGIAQLITEGAILTFNDDGLTFFGSGSLALLPMPVVIWFLVGLLVILLVRRTALGMLIEAVGINRRASTLSGIQTPVLLMAVYMLSGICASIAGIIVAADIKGADANNAGLWLELDAILAVVVGGNSLLGGRFSILGSLIGAMIIQAVNTGILSAGFPPEFNLIIKAVIIIIILVIQSPAVQSLAIFASRRQGGREQPK comes from the coding sequence ATGAGGTCCTCGCTGAAAGCGCTGGCATATCGCCTGGCGCCGCAATTGATTGCGCTCGTTGTCATTCTTCTGTTGAATTTCATCACGTCGCCGCAGTTTTTTAATGTCGTGGTTCAGAATGACCGCCTCTATGGCAGCCTGATCGACGTGCTGAACCGCGGCGCGCCGGTGGCGCTGCTGGCGATCGGCATGACGCTCGTCATCGCCACCAAGGGCATCGACTTGTCCGTCGGTGCGGTCATCGCCATCTGCGGCGCCGTCGCCGCTTCGTCGATTGTGTCAGGAAATTCAGTTGCTTATACTATTATCTTGACGCTAGCGATCGGGCTTGCCTGCGGCGTCTGGAACGGTTTCCTGGTGGCGGTCCTCAATATCCAGCCGATCATCGCCACGCTGGTGCTGATGGTCGCCGGCCGCGGCATCGCCCAGTTGATCACCGAAGGCGCCATCCTGACCTTCAACGATGACGGGCTGACCTTCTTTGGCAGCGGTTCGCTGGCTCTCCTGCCGATGCCTGTCGTCATCTGGTTCCTCGTCGGCCTGCTCGTCATCCTGCTCGTCCGCCGCACGGCGCTCGGCATGCTGATCGAGGCCGTCGGCATCAATCGCCGTGCCAGCACGCTCTCCGGCATTCAAACGCCGGTGCTGTTGATGGCGGTCTATATGCTGAGCGGGATCTGCGCCTCGATCGCGGGCATCATCGTCGCAGCCGACATCAAGGGCGCCGATGCCAACAATGCCGGCCTATGGCTGGAATTGGACGCGATCCTGGCCGTCGTCGTCGGCGGCAATTCGCTGCTTGGCGGCCGGTTCAGCATTCTCGGGTCGCTGATCGGCGCGATGATCATCCAGGCGGTGAATACCGGCATCCTGTCGGCCGGCTTCCCGCCTGAATTCAACCTGATCATCAAGGCCGTCATCATTATCATCATCCTCGTCATCCAGTCGCCGGCGGTACAATCGCTCGCCATCTTCGCCAGCCGCCGGCAGGGCGGTAGGGAGCAGCCGAAATGA
- the ytfR gene encoding galactofuranose ABC transporter, ATP-binding protein YtfR, which translates to MIHDFENVLAASGISKFFPGAVALDKVDFTLRRGEVHALLGENGAGKSTLIKCITGAYHRDEGSLMLDDQEINPANTLAAQKLGIGTVYQEVNLLANLSVAENLFLGRQPRRFGMTDVRAMNRKARNLLTGYGVDIDVTAELGRFSVAVQQVVAIARAVDLSGKVLILDEPTASLDNQEVALLFRIIDDLKKRGLGIVFITHFLEQVYTISDRITVLRNGKLVGTRDAADLPRQGLIAMMLGRELAHVEETVRERSLAAGDVRYRFSGYGKRGKVKPFDLEVRAGEVVGVAGLLGSGRTETAELLFGIEHADSGSATIDGQPVTLSSPRAAIAKGFGFCPEDRKTDGIIGDLSIRENIALALQARRGWTRPLSRAEQNTLADRYIKALDIRTTDREKPIRLLSGGNQQKAILARWLATNPKFLILDEPTRGIDVGAHAEIIRLIEELCAGGMSLIVISSELEELVAYSSRVIVLRDRQHIAELTGERITAAGIVEAIAAAEHKMEDA; encoded by the coding sequence ATGATTCACGATTTCGAGAACGTTCTCGCGGCCTCCGGAATATCGAAATTCTTTCCCGGCGCAGTGGCGCTGGATAAGGTCGATTTCACGCTCCGCAGAGGCGAGGTGCACGCACTGCTGGGCGAAAACGGCGCCGGCAAGTCGACGCTGATCAAGTGCATCACTGGCGCCTATCATCGTGACGAGGGCAGCCTGATGCTGGACGACCAGGAAATCAATCCGGCCAATACGCTCGCCGCCCAGAAGCTGGGTATCGGCACGGTCTATCAGGAGGTCAACCTGCTGGCCAATCTGAGCGTTGCCGAAAATCTCTTTCTCGGCCGCCAGCCAAGGCGCTTCGGCATGACCGACGTGCGTGCGATGAACCGCAAGGCGCGCAACCTGCTCACCGGCTACGGCGTCGATATCGACGTCACCGCCGAGCTCGGCCGTTTCTCCGTCGCCGTCCAGCAGGTGGTTGCCATCGCCCGTGCCGTCGATCTCTCCGGCAAGGTGCTGATCCTCGACGAGCCCACTGCAAGTCTCGACAATCAGGAGGTGGCGCTGCTCTTCCGCATCATCGACGACCTGAAGAAGCGAGGCCTTGGCATCGTCTTCATCACCCATTTTCTCGAGCAGGTCTATACGATCAGTGACCGTATTACCGTGCTGCGCAACGGCAAGCTCGTCGGCACCCGCGACGCCGCCGATCTGCCGCGCCAGGGCCTGATCGCCATGATGCTCGGCCGCGAACTGGCGCATGTCGAGGAGACGGTGCGGGAACGCAGCCTTGCGGCCGGCGATGTCCGATACCGTTTTTCAGGCTACGGCAAACGCGGCAAGGTCAAGCCTTTCGATCTTGAGGTGCGCGCCGGAGAAGTGGTCGGCGTCGCCGGGCTGCTCGGTTCCGGCCGCACCGAAACCGCCGAACTGCTCTTCGGTATCGAGCATGCCGATAGCGGCAGCGCCACGATCGACGGCCAGCCGGTGACGCTTTCGAGCCCGCGCGCGGCGATCGCAAAGGGCTTCGGCTTCTGCCCCGAGGACCGCAAGACCGATGGCATCATCGGCGACCTGTCGATCAGGGAGAACATCGCACTGGCGCTTCAGGCCCGCCGCGGCTGGACGCGGCCGCTGTCGCGCGCCGAGCAGAATACGCTTGCCGACCGCTACATCAAGGCGCTCGATATCCGCACCACCGATCGCGAAAAACCGATCCGGCTACTGTCAGGCGGCAACCAGCAGAAGGCGATTCTTGCCCGCTGGCTGGCGACCAATCCGAAGTTTCTGATCCTCGACGAGCCGACCCGCGGCATCGATGTCGGCGCCCATGCAGAGATCATCCGGCTCATCGAAGAGCTCTGCGCCGGCGGCATGTCGCTGATCGTGATTTCCTCGGAACTTGAAGAGCTTGTCGCCTATAGTTCACGTGTCATCGTACTGCGCGACAGACAGCATATCGCCGAACTGACAGGCGAGCGTATCACCGCTGCCGGCATCGTCGAAGCCATCGCCGCCGCCGAACACAAGATGGAGGATGCATGA
- the ytfQ gene encoding galactofuranose ABC transporter, galactofuranose-binding protein YtfQ — protein sequence MKLKTALLSATVLAACMFGSASAAGLTVGFSQIGSESGWRAAETTVTKEQAKKRGIDLKFADAQQKQENQIKALRSFIAQGVDAILIAPVVETGWDDVLKEAKEAEIPVILLDRTIKAPDDLYLTAVTSDLVHEGKVAGDFLVKTVGDKKCNVVELQGTTGSSPAIARKKGFEEALAGHDNLKIVRSQTGDFTRTKGKEVMESFLKAENGGKDICALYAHNDDMAVGAIQAIKEAGLKPGKDILVVSIDAVPDIFKAMSEGEANATVELTPNMAGPAFDALEAYLKDKKAPAKWIQTESKLYTPADEPMKVYEEKKGQGY from the coding sequence ATGAAATTGAAGACTGCACTTTTGAGTGCCACGGTTCTGGCTGCCTGCATGTTCGGTTCGGCTTCGGCCGCCGGCCTCACTGTCGGCTTCTCGCAGATCGGCTCGGAATCGGGCTGGCGTGCGGCTGAAACGACCGTGACCAAGGAACAGGCCAAGAAGCGCGGCATCGATCTGAAGTTTGCCGATGCGCAGCAGAAGCAGGAAAACCAGATCAAGGCTCTGCGCTCCTTCATTGCTCAGGGCGTCGATGCCATCCTCATCGCTCCGGTCGTCGAAACCGGCTGGGACGACGTTCTCAAGGAAGCCAAGGAAGCCGAAATCCCGGTCATCCTTCTCGACCGTACCATCAAGGCTCCCGACGATCTCTACCTGACGGCGGTGACGTCGGACCTGGTCCATGAAGGCAAGGTCGCAGGCGACTTCCTGGTCAAGACCGTCGGCGACAAGAAGTGCAATGTCGTCGAGCTTCAGGGCACCACCGGTTCGTCGCCGGCCATCGCCCGCAAGAAGGGCTTCGAAGAAGCTCTTGCCGGCCACGACAACCTCAAGATCGTTCGCAGCCAGACCGGTGACTTCACCCGCACCAAGGGCAAGGAAGTCATGGAAAGCTTCCTGAAGGCCGAGAATGGCGGCAAGGATATCTGCGCTCTCTACGCCCATAACGACGACATGGCTGTCGGCGCCATCCAGGCGATCAAGGAAGCCGGCCTGAAGCCTGGCAAGGATATCCTCGTCGTCTCCATCGACGCCGTGCCGGATATCTTCAAGGCGATGTCCGAAGGCGAGGCCAATGCCACGGTCGAGCTGACGCCGAATATGGCAGGTCCGGCCTTCGATGCGCTCGAAGCCTATCTGAAGGACAAGAAGGCTCCGGCCAAGTGGATCCAGACCGAGTCGAAACTCTACACGCCGGCCGACGAACCGATGAAGGTCTACGAAGAGAAGAAGGGTCAGGGCTACTGA
- a CDS encoding BMP family ABC transporter substrate-binding protein, with amino-acid sequence MRKLALALAATAALVLSIGSAAEAADKTKVCFVYVGTRTDGGWTQAHENGRLQVEKEFGDKIETPYLESVPEGPDAERAIERMARSGCSLIFTTSFGFMDPTIAVAKKFPKVKFEHATGFKAADNVATYNSRFYEGRYISGIIAGKLSKTGTAGYIASFPIPEVVMGINAFETGAKSVNPNFKMKVIWVNTWFDPGKEADAAKALIDQGVDILTQHTDTTAPMQVAEQRGVKAFGQASDMIKAGPNVQLTAIIDTWGNYYVKRVKALLDGTWKSEQSWDGLKDGILTMAPYTNMPDDVKKMAEETEAKIKSGELHPFTGPINKQDGTPWLKAGEKADDGTLLGMNFYVEGVDDKLPGK; translated from the coding sequence ATGAGAAAACTTGCACTTGCTCTCGCAGCGACAGCTGCTCTCGTCCTGAGCATCGGTTCGGCCGCCGAGGCGGCTGACAAGACCAAGGTCTGCTTCGTTTATGTCGGCACCCGCACCGACGGCGGCTGGACGCAGGCCCATGAGAACGGCCGCCTCCAGGTCGAGAAGGAATTCGGCGACAAGATCGAGACGCCCTACCTCGAAAGCGTCCCGGAAGGCCCGGATGCCGAACGCGCCATCGAGCGCATGGCCCGCTCCGGTTGCTCGCTGATTTTCACCACGTCCTTCGGTTTCATGGACCCGACTATTGCCGTCGCCAAGAAGTTCCCGAAAGTGAAGTTCGAGCATGCGACAGGCTTCAAGGCCGCCGACAATGTAGCGACCTACAATTCCCGCTTCTATGAAGGCCGCTACATCAGTGGCATTATCGCCGGCAAGCTCTCGAAAACCGGCACGGCCGGCTATATCGCCTCCTTCCCGATTCCCGAAGTGGTGATGGGCATCAATGCCTTCGAAACTGGCGCCAAGTCGGTCAATCCGAACTTCAAGATGAAGGTTATCTGGGTCAACACCTGGTTCGACCCGGGCAAGGAAGCTGATGCCGCCAAGGCGCTGATCGACCAGGGCGTCGATATCCTCACCCAGCACACCGACACGACGGCTCCAATGCAGGTCGCCGAGCAGCGCGGCGTCAAGGCCTTCGGCCAGGCTTCCGACATGATCAAGGCTGGTCCGAACGTCCAGCTGACCGCGATCATCGACACCTGGGGCAATTATTACGTCAAGCGCGTCAAGGCGCTTCTCGACGGCACCTGGAAGTCAGAGCAGAGCTGGGATGGCCTCAAGGACGGCATCCTGACGATGGCGCCCTATACCAACATGCCCGACGACGTGAAGAAGATGGCCGAGGAAACCGAAGCCAAGATCAAATCAGGCGAACTGCACCCCTTCACCGGCCCGATCAACAAGCAGGACGGCACGCCCTGGTTGAAGGCCGGCGAAAAGGCCGATGACGGCACGCTGCTTGGCATGAACTTCTATGTCGAAGGTGTGGACGACAAGCTGCCGGGTAAATAA
- a CDS encoding ABC transporter permease yields the protein MSIFEAILLTVITASTPLVIAALGELVTERSGVLNLGVEGMMIMGAVGAFATAQLTGSAYIGIVGGVVSGALFSLLFAFLTLTLVANQVATGLALTILGLGASGMLGEAFVGAPGVRLLPIEIPVLSAIPYVGTVLFKQDLIFYLSILLVIAVNWFLFKSRTGLKIRAIGDNHASAHALGIDVIRMRYLAVMFGGACAGLAGAQLSLIYTPQWTENMSGGRGWIALALVVFSSWRPWRLLAGGYLFGAVTILQLHAQAFGIGVPSQFLSMLPYAATVVVLIIISHNRRTTLINTPASLGKAFVPDR from the coding sequence ATGAGCATCTTCGAAGCGATTCTGCTGACCGTCATCACCGCCTCCACACCGCTCGTCATCGCCGCACTTGGCGAACTCGTGACCGAGCGCTCCGGCGTTCTCAATCTCGGTGTCGAGGGCATGATGATCATGGGCGCGGTCGGTGCCTTTGCCACGGCACAGCTCACCGGCTCGGCCTATATCGGCATTGTCGGCGGCGTCGTCAGCGGCGCGCTGTTTTCGCTGCTCTTCGCCTTCCTGACGTTGACGCTCGTCGCCAATCAGGTGGCGACAGGCCTTGCGCTGACGATCCTTGGCCTCGGCGCCTCCGGCATGCTCGGCGAGGCTTTCGTCGGCGCGCCCGGCGTCCGTTTGCTGCCAATCGAAATCCCGGTGCTTTCGGCCATTCCCTATGTTGGAACGGTCCTCTTCAAGCAGGATCTGATCTTCTACCTGTCGATCCTGCTTGTTATCGCCGTCAACTGGTTCCTCTTCAAGAGTCGCACCGGCCTGAAGATCCGCGCCATTGGCGATAATCACGCCTCGGCGCATGCGCTCGGTATCGACGTCATCCGCATGCGCTACCTCGCCGTAATGTTCGGCGGCGCCTGCGCCGGCCTTGCCGGCGCGCAGCTGTCGCTGATCTATACGCCGCAATGGACAGAGAACATGTCCGGCGGGCGCGGCTGGATCGCGCTGGCGCTCGTCGTCTTCTCCTCCTGGCGGCCTTGGCGCCTGCTGGCCGGCGGTTATCTCTTTGGGGCGGTAACGATCCTGCAACTGCACGCGCAGGCCTTCGGCATCGGCGTTCCCTCGCAGTTCCTCTCGATGCTGCCCTATGCGGCGACAGTTGTGGTCCTCATCATCATCTCGCATAATCGGCGCACGACGTTGATCAATACGCCGGCCTCGCTCGGCAAAGCTTTCGTGCCGGACCGGTGA